One genomic segment of Theobroma cacao cultivar B97-61/B2 chromosome 6, Criollo_cocoa_genome_V2, whole genome shotgun sequence includes these proteins:
- the LOC18595193 gene encoding U1 small nuclear ribonucleoprotein A, producing MAGAGIHPYHQQWPPAPAPPPPPAAAAAAPPPPPSVHHPPPPASSHDEVRTIFITGLPEDVKERELQNLLRWLPGYEASQVNYKGEKPMGFALFSSAQLAVAAKDSLQDMLFDAESKSVLHIEMAKKNLFVKRGIVADSNAYDQSKRLRTGGDYSHSAYTAPSPFHPPPAPVWGPQGYMAPTPPPYDPYGGYPVPPVPMPTPAPVPAPSSYVPVQNTKDNPPCNTLFIGNLGENINEEELRGLFSVQPGFKQMKILRQERHTVCFIEFEDVNTATNVHHNLQGAVIPSSGSVGMRIQYSKNPFGKRKDSGHPIASPGANGAPPSMTYQ from the exons ATGGCGGGTGCTGGAATCCACCCATATCACCAGCAATGGCCGCCGGCACCAGCACCTCCGCCCCCACCAGCCGCAGCAGCAGCCGCTCCTCCACCACCTCCTTCTGTCCACCATCCTCCTCCACCTGCTTCCTCTCATGACGAG GTTCGGACTATCTTCATTACGGGTCTTCCTGAAGATGTTAAAGAGAGAGAGCTACAGAATTTGCTGAGATGGCTTCCAGGTTATGAGGCTTCGCAAGTGAACTACAAGGGAGAAAAGCCCATGGGTTTTGCTCTCTTCTCAAGTGCACAACTTGCAGTTGCTGCAAAAGATTCCCTTCAG GACATGCTTTTTGATGCTGAGTCAAAGTCGGTATTGCACATAGAGATGGCAAAGAAGAATCTATTTGTTAAAAGAG GTATAGTAGCAGATTCTAATGCATATGATCAAAGCAAACGTTTGCGAACTGGTGGTGATTATTCACACAGTGCTTATACAGCTCCATCTCCATTTCACCCTCCTCCTGCTCCTGTTTGGGGACCACAAGG GTATATGGCTCCAACTCCTCCTCCATATGATCCGTATGGAGGTTATCCTGTTCCTCCAGTACCAATGCCAACCCCTGCTCCTGTACCGGCTCCAAGCAGTTACGTGCCTGTTCAG AATACCAAAGATAACCCTCCTTGCAATACCTTATTTATTGGCAATCTTGGAGAGAATATTAATGAGGAAGAACTAAGGGGCCTATTCAGTGT TCAACCTGGTTTTAAGCAAATGAAGATCTTGAGACAAGAAAGGCATACTGTCTGCTTTATAGAGTTTGAA GATGTCAATACTGCAACCAATGTGCACCACAATTTACAGGGTGCTGTGATCCCTAGTTCTGGTTCTGTTGGCATGCGAATACA ATATTCTAAGAATCCTTTTGGTAAAAGGAAGGACTCTGGTCATCCCATTGCTTCCCCTGGTGCAAATGGTGCTCCACCATCAATGACTTACCAGTAG
- the LOC18595194 gene encoding small nuclear ribonucleoprotein E, translating to MASTKVQRIMTQPINLIFRFLQSKARIQIWLFEQKDLRIEGRIIGFDEYMNLVLDDAEEVNIKKKSRKSLGRILLKGDNITLMMNAGK from the exons ATGGCCAGCACCAAAGTCCAGCGGATCATGACCCAGCCCATC AATCTGATTTTCAGATTTCTCCAAAGC AAAGCTCGCATTCAGATTTGGCTTTTCGAACAGAAGGATTTGAGAATCGAAGGACGTATCATT GGGTTTGATGAGTATATGAATTTGGTTTTGGATGATGCTGAAGAAGTCAacattaagaagaaaagtagAAAGTCACTAG GGAGGATCCTGCTAAAAGGGGACAACATAACTTTGATGATGAATGC GGGAAAGTAA